In one window of Nerophis ophidion isolate RoL-2023_Sa linkage group LG05, RoL_Noph_v1.0, whole genome shotgun sequence DNA:
- the si:ch73-233f7.1 gene encoding putative protocadherin beta-18 gives MDRRLSEGGWLPVTGLVVSLLLCACVVDLVLAQIRYSIPEELEHGAFVGNIAEDLGLDVARLSARRFRIVSGAKKQYLEVNLENGILFVNEKIDREELCERSPGCFLHLQVVIENPLELYRVEVEILDVNDNSPSFPWSEFNLDITESAAPGSCFPLESAQDLDVGSNSLRSYQLSANEHFILNIQTRNDGSKFAELVLDTPLDRERQKKHEMVLTAFDGGSPERTGTALITVTVLDANDNVPVFDRSVYRASLVENAPRGTPVLKLNATDLDEGSNGEVTYAFSGHAPLKVRELFSVDPYTGEIRVKGVVDYEKASVYELYVQARDRGPSAVAVHSKVLLDIVDVNDNTPEVILTSVSTPVLEDAPPGTVIAVISVMDQDSGENGNVDCQIPNNVPFQLHSSFKNYYTLVTSDFLDREAVFEYNITLTARDLGSPSLSTRKTVLVQVSDINDNPPRFSQPSYTVYVTENNAPGASICTVTAFDPDSNQNAYLSYSILDGQIQGMPVSTYVSINSDNGNIYALRSFDYEQLRNFHIQVRAQDAGFPPLASNVTVNVFVLDQNDNAPVVVSPLPKNGTVATEVVPRSVDAGYLVIKVTAMDADAGQNSRLSYQVTQATDPGLFSVALYTGEIRTLRRLADKDAHRHRLVIQVKDNGQPPLSATVSVLLTVVDSVPESLSDYGDLTLSPQPASNLSLYLIVSLSTISFIFLVAIIVLAAVKCYKDRETLSGYNLPPFACCCCAGFQPDPPAEVFKKSNLNLQISSAANKVPTNCVEANGGGVAQPYCYKVCLTPESAKSDFMFLKPCSPSSAPRNNEAKSAAEHSWGASVNNGATTPNELKQANTDWTLTKNQHSSIKSYNSINMDGTLMRKAMHADPENYVTSMAPGQYWTWGTHARAPKGEYKMSPSTTSVPSRPWTPRCTPPPQQQQQPSNPAHPHPHPHPHPHPHPHPPPDYHHNVYIPGTPSGFCTLRPAVQRCSDLDVHNSFSTFGKKRRLQMSPQGEAAMINNDLYND, from the exons ATGGATCGGAGGCTCTCCGAGGGCGGCTGGCTGCCGGTGACCGGGCTGGTCGTCTCCCTGCTGCTGTGCGCCTGCGTGGTGGACTTGGTGCTGGCGCAAATTCGTTACTCCATCCCCGAGGAGCTGGAGCACGGAGCCTTCGTGGGCAACATCGCGGAGGACCTGGGCTTGGACGTGGCCAGGCTGTCCGCGCGTCGCTTCCGAATCGTCTCCGGGGCCAAGAAGCAGTATTTAGAAGTCAACTTGGAGAACGGCATTTTGTTTGTGAACGAGAAAATAGACAGAGAGGAGCTTTGTGAGCGCAGCCCCGGCTGTTTTTTACACCTGCAAGTTGTCATCGAGAACCCTTTGGAGCTCTACAGAGTGGAAGTGGAGATTTTAGACGTGAATGACAACTCCCCCAGCTTCCCGTGGAGCGAGTTCAACCTCGACATCACCGAGTCGGCGGCGCCCGGCTCCTGTTTCCCGCTGGAGAGCGCGCAGGACCTGGACGTGGGCAGCAACTCGCTGCGCTCCTACCAGCTGAGCGCCAACGAGCATTTCATCCTCAACATCCAGACGCGTAACGACGGCAGCAAGTTTGCGGAGCTGGTGCTGGACACCCCGCTGGACCGGGAGCGCCAGAAGAAACACGAGATGGTCCTGACCGCTTTTGACGGCGGCTCACCGGAGCGCACCGGCACCGCCTTGATCACCGTCACGGTGCTGGACGCCAACGACAACGTGCCCGTGTTCGACCGCTCCGTGTACCGGGCCAGCCTGGTGGAGAACGCGCCGCGGGGCACGCCGGTGCTGAAGCTCAACGCCACCGACCTGGACGAGGGCTCCAACGGGGAAGTGACGTACGCCTTCAGCGGGCACGCGCCTCTCAAAGTGCGGGAGCTGTTCAGCGTGGACCCGTACACGGGCGAGATCCGCGTCAAGGGCGTCGTGGACTACGAGAAAGCCAGCGTGTACGAGCTGTACGTGCAGGCCCGGGACCGGGGACCCTCGGCGGTGGCCGTGCACAGCAAAGTCCTGCTGGACATCGTGGACGTGAACGACAACACCCCGGAGGTCATCCTCACGTCCGTGTCCACCCCGGTGCTGGAGGACGCGCCGCCCGGCACGGTGATCGCCGTGATCAGCGTCATGGACCAGGACTCCGGCGAGAACGGCAACGTGGACTGCCAAATCCCCAACAACGTCCCGTTCCAGCTGCACTCCTCTTTTAAGAACTACTACACGTTGGTGACCAGCGACTTCTTGGACCGGGAGGCGGTGTTCGAGTACAACATCACGCTCACGGCTCGCGACCTGGGCTCGCCTTCTTTATCCACGCGTAAAACCGTCCTGGTGCAGGTGTCGGACATCAACGACAACCCCCCGCGGTTCTCCCAGCCCTCCTACACGGTCTACGTGACCGAGAATAACGCCCCGGGCGCTTCTATTTGCACCGTGACCGCCTTCGACCCGGATTCCAACCAGAACGCGTATCTGTCCTATTCCATTCTGGACGGTCAGATCCAGGGCATGCCGGTGTCCACGTACGTGTCCATCAACTCGGACAACGGCAACATTTACGCGCTGCGCTCATTTGACTACGAGCAGCTGAGGAACTTCCACATCCAAGTCCGGGCGCAGGACGCCGGTTTCCCGCCGCTGGCCAGCAACGTCACCGTCAACGTCTTTGTTTTGGACCAGAACGACAACGCGCCGGTGGTCGTGTCCCCGCTGCCCAAAAACGGCACCGTGGCCACGGAGGTGGTGCCGCGCTCGGTGGATGCCGGTTACCTGGTCATTAAGGTCACGGCCATGGACGCGGACGCGGGACAAAACTCCCGCTTGTCCTATCAGGTGACGCAAGCTACCGACCCGGGGCTGTTCAGCGTGGCTTTGTACACGGGGGAAATCCGGACTCTCCGCAGGCTGGCGGACAAGGACGCGCACCGGCACCGGTTGGTGATCCAGGTGAAGGACAACGGGCAGCCTCCTCTCTCCGCCACCGTCTCCGTGCTCCTCACGGTGGTGGACAGCGTCCCGGAGTCCTTATCCGACTACGGCGACCTCACCCTCAGCCCGCAGCCCGCCTCCAACCTCTCCCTCTACCTGATCGTGTCCCTCAGCACCATATCCTTCATCTTCCTGGTGGCGATCATCGTCCTGGCCGCGGTCAAGTGCTACAAGGACCGCGAGACCCTCAGCGGCTACAACCTGCCGCCCTTCGCCTGCTGCTGCTGCGCGGGCTTCCAGCCGGATCCCCCCGCGGAGGTCTTCAAAAAATCCAACCTCAACTTGCAGATTTCCTCCGCGGCCAACAAAGTGCCCACCAACTGCGTGGAGGCGAACGGCGGCGGCGTGGCTCAGCCGTACTGCTACAAAGTCTGCTTGACCCCGGAGTCGGCCAAGAGCGACTTTATGTTCTTGAAGCCGTGCAGCCCGAGCAGCGCGCCGCGCAACAACGAAGCCAAGAGCGCGGCGGAGCACTCGTGGGGGGCGTCGGTGAACAACGGAGCGACCACCCCTAACGAG CTGAAGCAGGCCAACACAGACTGGACCCTCACAAAGAATCAGCATTCCTCCATTAAAAG TTACAACTCCATCAACATGGATGGAACGCTCATGCGCAAGGCCATGCATGCAGACCCCGAAAACTACGTCACATCCATGGCACCCGGGCAGTACTGGACCTGGGGCACTCATGCCAGAGCCCCAAAAG GGGAATACAAGATGTCTCCATCCACCACTAGCGTCCCCTCCCGGCCATGGACCCCACGGTGCACCCCGCCCCCCCAGCAGCAGCAACAGCCCTCCAACCCTGCCCACCCTCACCCGCACCCGCACCCTCACCCGCACCCTCACCCGCACCCGCCGCCCGACTACCACCACAACGTCTACATCCCCGGCACGCCGTCGGGCTTCTGCACGCTGAGGCCGGCCGTGCAGCGCTGCAGCGACTTGGACGTACATAACTCCTTCTCCACCTTCGGCAAGAAGCGGCGCCTGCAGATGTCCCCCCAGGGCGAGGCTGCCATGATCAACAACGACCTGTACAACGACTGA